In Mesoplodon densirostris isolate mMesDen1 chromosome 5, mMesDen1 primary haplotype, whole genome shotgun sequence, a single window of DNA contains:
- the RBM11 gene encoding splicing regulator RBM11 isoform X2, with product MFPAQEEADRTVFVGNLEAQVREEILYELFLQAGPLTKVTICKDREGKPKSFGFVCFKHPESVSYAIALLNGIRLYGRPINVQYRFGSSRSCDPANQSFESCVKINSHSYRNEEVMGRTSFPMQFSPINNAALPQEYLFFPKMQWHAYNPALQLPYYEMTAPLPNSTSVSSSLNCVPDLEAGPSSYEWAHQQPSDSDLYQMNKRKRQKQTSDSDSSTENNRGNEYSQNFRKCKKKRY from the exons ATGTTCCCTGCTCAGGAGGAAGCCGACAGGACGGTGTTTGTGGGAAATTTAGAGGCCCAAGTGCGGGAAGAGATTCTTTACGAGCT tttcttacaGGCTGGGCCATTAACCAAAGTGACTATCTgcaaagacagagaaggaaagccGAAGTCTTTTGGTTTTGTCTGCTTTAAACACCCAGAATCGGTGTCTTATGCCATAGCTTTGCTGAATGGAATTCGTTTATATGGAAGACCAATTAATGTGCAGTATCGATTTG GGAGCTCTCGCTCTTGTGATCCAGCTAACCAAAGTTTTGAGAGCTGTGTCAAGATAAATTCACACAGCTAcag AAATGAAGAAGTCATGGGCAGAACTTCCTTTCCCATGCAGTTCTCTCCAATTAATAATGCAGCTTTACCTCAGGAATATCTTTTCTTTCCGAAGATG CAGTGGCATGCATATAATCCAGCACTGCAGCTTCCTTACTATGAGATGACAGCACCACTTCCTAATAGCACTTCTGTGTCTTCCTCACTGAATTGTGTTCCAGATCTAGAGGCTGGACCCAGCTCTTATGAATGGGCTCACCAACAGCCAAGTGACTCTGACCTTTATCAGATGAATAAACGCAAGAGGCAAAAACAAACCAGTGATAGTGATAGTAGCACAGAAAACAATAGAGGAAATGAATATAGCCAAAATTTCCGAAAgtgtaagaaaaaaagatactag
- the RBM11 gene encoding splicing regulator RBM11 isoform X1, giving the protein MFPAQEEADRTVFVGNLEAQVREEILYELFLQAGPLTKVTICKDREGKPKSFGFVCFKHPESVSYAIALLNGIRLYGRPINVQYRFGSSRSCDPANQSFESCVKINSHSYRNEEVMGRTSFPMQFSPINNAALPQEYLFFPKMMNVCGFFPQQWHAYNPALQLPYYEMTAPLPNSTSVSSSLNCVPDLEAGPSSYEWAHQQPSDSDLYQMNKRKRQKQTSDSDSSTENNRGNEYSQNFRKCKKKRY; this is encoded by the exons ATGTTCCCTGCTCAGGAGGAAGCCGACAGGACGGTGTTTGTGGGAAATTTAGAGGCCCAAGTGCGGGAAGAGATTCTTTACGAGCT tttcttacaGGCTGGGCCATTAACCAAAGTGACTATCTgcaaagacagagaaggaaagccGAAGTCTTTTGGTTTTGTCTGCTTTAAACACCCAGAATCGGTGTCTTATGCCATAGCTTTGCTGAATGGAATTCGTTTATATGGAAGACCAATTAATGTGCAGTATCGATTTG GGAGCTCTCGCTCTTGTGATCCAGCTAACCAAAGTTTTGAGAGCTGTGTCAAGATAAATTCACACAGCTAcag AAATGAAGAAGTCATGGGCAGAACTTCCTTTCCCATGCAGTTCTCTCCAATTAATAATGCAGCTTTACCTCAGGAATATCTTTTCTTTCCGAAGATG ATGAATGTATGTGGGTTTTTTCCACAGCAGTGGCATGCATATAATCCAGCACTGCAGCTTCCTTACTATGAGATGACAGCACCACTTCCTAATAGCACTTCTGTGTCTTCCTCACTGAATTGTGTTCCAGATCTAGAGGCTGGACCCAGCTCTTATGAATGGGCTCACCAACAGCCAAGTGACTCTGACCTTTATCAGATGAATAAACGCAAGAGGCAAAAACAAACCAGTGATAGTGATAGTAGCACAGAAAACAATAGAGGAAATGAATATAGCCAAAATTTCCGAAAgtgtaagaaaaaaagatactag